A window of the Impatiens glandulifera unplaced genomic scaffold, dImpGla2.1, whole genome shotgun sequence genome harbors these coding sequences:
- the LOC124917914 gene encoding uncharacterized protein LOC124917914, whose protein sequence is EFGVDGGPAAKTLKPKFNIFLKHATDYTGLKVSDVEIKHLIAASIVMKGLGSFLFIFGSSIGAYLLLLHKLIATPILYDFYNYNDDRKEYGQLFVKFTQSLALFGAILFFIGMNKISSSLYVLPIS, encoded by the exons TGAATTTGGGGTTGATGGTGGACCAGCGGCTAAGACCCTGAAACCGAAGTTCAACATCTTCTTGAAGCATGCAACTGATTATACTGGTTTGAAAGTGTCAGATGTTGAA ATCAAACATTTAATTGCAGCTTCAATTGTTATGAAGGGATTGGGAAGCTTTCTTTTCATATTTGGGAGTTCAATTGGAGCCTATTTGCTG CTTCTTCACAAATTGATAGCCACTCCAATCTTGTACGACTTCTACAACTACAATGATGACAGAAAAGAATATGGTCAACTTTTTGTTAAGTTTACACAG agtCTGGCATTGTTTGGGGCAATACTGTTCTTCATCGGTATGAATAAAATATCTTCATCACTCTATGTTCTTCCCATTTCGTGA